The proteins below come from a single Aegilops tauschii subsp. strangulata cultivar AL8/78 chromosome 6, Aet v6.0, whole genome shotgun sequence genomic window:
- the LOC109760603 gene encoding uncharacterized protein, protein MYTTKRCIATAIVVVLWLQATADARRLSPGGVIRLSSDGRGDSVDQVGSSKVISIEDPFYTCPDGKVLKCKVIAFQWYCDCVREKGVGPTDQAMSATTSSPRKAGEQMLSRKNSGDKGGPTDQVQVTKVLNDLGEPWWPCPDGTVQKCELVAFKIYCKCVPKDGAGLADRSMSARAHSARKKDGAR, encoded by the exons ATGTACACTACCAAGAGGTGCATTGCCACGGCCATCGTGGTGGTGCTCTGGCTCCAGGCCACCGCGGACGCCCGCCGCCTCTCCCCCGGCGGCGTGATCCGGCTTTCGAGCGATGGCAGAG GTGATTCTGTTGATCAAGTCGGGTCGTCAAAGGTGATCAGCATAGAGGATCCATTCTATACTTGCCCGGATGGCAAGGTGCTGAAATGCAAAGTCATTGCGTTCCAATGGTATTGCGATTGCGTGCGTGAAAAAGGTGTTGGCCCCACTGATCAAGCCATGTCTGCGACGACGAGCTCGCCGAGGAAGGCCGGTGAGCAGATGCTGTCGCGAAAGAACTCCGGCGACAAAG GTGGTCCTACCGATCAAGTCCAAGTGACAAAGGTGCTCAACGATCTAGGGGAGCCGTGGTGGCCGTGTCCGGACGGCACAGTACAGAAATGTGAACTCGTTGCATTCAAAATATACTGCAAGTGCGTGCCTAAAGACGGTGCAGGTCTCGCCGATCGATCCATGTCGGCGCGGGCGCACTCGGCGAGGAAGAAGGACGGCGCACGGTAA
- the LOC109760604 gene encoding receptor-like serine/threonine-protein kinase ALE2 isoform X1 has product MGRRGGLLFLLLRLLLLLPAAASALHANIQPSPSPHPSNPPEARVFGPRISPAFSPAELSPRSPGIAVHSHKHHRRRHHAPPPSLSLPPEAGCSSTVCTEPLSSTPIGSPCGCVLPLSVIVDIAVAPYLLFMHTAELEVEVAAGTFLKQSQVKIMAAIPSVQDDQKTRVTFYLVPLREHFDRYTASLISDRFWNKKVQINSSVFGAYEVINITYPGLGPAPPAMSSLTSGPPGNGEYPITADVHHQKKKLDSWIIVVVAGSSLVLIMGCIALIILIVKLKRFKRFHEAGNPVITPSVKRRHGGRSQSTSLVSSASASMLSTVATCAASVKTFSLAQLEKATDGFSSRRVLGQGGFGRVYHGTMDDGNEIAVKMLTREDRSGDREFIAEVEMLSRLHHRNLVKLIGICTERGKRCLVYELIRNGSVESHLHGADKDKGMLNWDVRMKIALGAARGLAYLHEDSNPHVIHRDFKGSNILLEDDFTPKVTDFGLAREATNGINPISTRVMGTFGYVAPEYAMTGHLLVKSDVYSYGVVLLELLSGRKPVGMSDNMDPENLVTWARPLLGNREGLERLIDPSLNGNYNFDNVAKVASIASVCVHSDPSQRPFMGEVVQALKLIYNDAEEAVGDSYSHRESSCDPDDDLPAGFIFDSGSGSWWNSGASGCLDYRNPSPFINMEYSSGRIEARQEREGDPYSVVSTGGRVQKPAPQSRSAPLQIRKLSPSHWSRGSFSEHGRRPRH; this is encoded by the exons ATGGGCCGCCGCGGAGGGCTCCTCTTCCTCCtgctgcggctgctcctgctcctccccgccgccgcctccgcgctcCACG CAAACATACAGCCTAGTCCATCGCCACATCCATCAAATCCCCCTGAAGCAAGAGTGTTTGGACCTCGAATTTCCCCGGCATTTTCTCCTGCGGAACTGTCTCCAAGATCTCCTG GCATCGCTGTGCATTCACACAAACACCACAGACGCCGACACCATGCCCCTCCGCCATCCCTATCTCTCCCACCTGAAG CAGGTTGCTCTAGCACTGTTTGTACTGAGCCATTGAGTTCAACACCGATCGGTTCCCCCTGTGGCTGTGTGCTGCCCCTTAGTGTTATTGTTGACATTGCTGTAGCTCCATATTTACTATTCATGCACACAGCAGAATTGGAAGTTGAAGTTGCAGCTGGCACATTTCTTAAACAGAGTCAAGTGAAGATTATGGCTGCTATTCCAAGTGTCCAAGATGACCAGAAGACAAGAGTCACCTTTTATTTGGTGCCACTAAGAGAACATTTTGATCGCTATACTGCATCCCTAATATCGGATAGGTTCTGGAATAAAAAGGTTCAGATTAATTCATCTGTTTTTGGAGCTTACGAGGTTATAAATATTACCTATCCAG GGCTGGGACCTGCACCACCAGCTATGTCATCTCTTACGTCAGGTCCTCCAGGAAATGGAGAATATCCTATAACCGCAGATGTGCACCATCAGAAGAAGAAATTAGATAGCTGGATCATCGTGGTAGTTGCAGGGTCCTCTCTGGTACTAATCATGGGATGCATTGCGCTTATTATTTTAATAGTAAAATTGAAGAGATTTAAGCGCTTTCATGAAGCTGGGAACCCTGTGATCACCCCGTCAGTTAAAAGAAGACATG GTGGCAGATCTCAGTCAACTAGCTTGGTGAGCTCTGCCTCAGCGTCAATGCTCTCAACAGTGGCCACTTGTGCCGCATCGGTGAAGACATTTTCGCTTGCACAGCTTGAAAAGGCTACTGATGGTTTTAGTTCAAGAAGAGTTTTGGGTCAAGGTGGGTTTGGACGTGTTTATCACGGGACCATGGATGATGGAAACGAGATCGCTGTTAAAATGCTCACAAGAGAGGACAGGAGTGGTGACCGTGAGTTCATCGCGGAGGTGGAAATGCTCAGTCGATTGCACCATCGTAATCTCGTCAAATTGATTGGCATTTGCACTGAACGTGGAAAAAGGTGTCTTGTTTACGAGCTTATACGCAACGGAAGTGTGGAATCCCATCTTCATG GTGCTGACAAGGATAAGGGCATGCTGAACTGGGATGTCAGGATGAAAATTGCTTTGGGTGCTGCTAGAGGCCTGGCGTACCTACATGAAGATTCAAACCCACATGTCATACACCGCGACTTCAAAGGTAGCAATATATTGCTGGAGGATGATTTCACTCCCAAGGTTACTGATTTTGGTTTAGCAAGGGAAGCAACCAATGGAATCAATCCCATTTCCACAAGGGTAATGGGGACTTTCGG GTATGTTGCTCCAGAGTATGCCATGACAGGGCATCTTCTTGTCAAGAGCGATGTCTACAGTTATGGGGTTGTCTTGCTGGAGCTTTTATCAGGAAGGAAGCCCGTAGGCATGTCGGACAACATGGATCCTGAGAACCTTGTGACTTGGGCTCGTCCTCTTCTAGGCAATAGAGAGGGCTTGGAGAGGCTGATCGACCCTTCACTGAACGGCAACTACAATTTCGACAACGTAGCCAAAGTGGCGTCCATCGCTTCGGTGTGCGTTCACAGCGATCCGTCACAGAGGCCATTCATGGGTGAAGTAGTCCAGGCACTGAAACTGATTTACAATGACGCAGAGGAGGCCGTCGGTGATTCCTACAGCCACAGGGAGTCATCATGTGACCCGGACGACGACCTCCCGGCGGGCTTCATCTTTGACAGTGGTAGCGGTAGCTGGTGGAACAGCGGGGCCTCCGGGTGCCTGGACTACCGGAACCCCTCGCCATTCATAAACATGGAGTACAGCTCCGGCCGAATAGAAGCGAGGCAGGAGCGCGAAGGTGACCCTTACTCAGTAGTGTCGACGGGCGGCCGTGTACAAAAACCAGCACCCCAGAGTAGATCAGCCCCTCTGCAAATCAGGAAGCTCTCCCCGTCTCACTGGTCAAGAGGCAGCTTCAGCGAGCATGGGCGGCGGCCTCGCCATTGA
- the LOC109760604 gene encoding receptor-like serine/threonine-protein kinase ALE2 isoform X2, with translation MGRRGGLLFLLLRLLLLLPAAASALHANIQPSPSPHPSNPPEARVFGPRISPAFSPAELSPRSPGIAVHSHKHHRRRHHAPPPSLSLPPEGCSSTVCTEPLSSTPIGSPCGCVLPLSVIVDIAVAPYLLFMHTAELEVEVAAGTFLKQSQVKIMAAIPSVQDDQKTRVTFYLVPLREHFDRYTASLISDRFWNKKVQINSSVFGAYEVINITYPGLGPAPPAMSSLTSGPPGNGEYPITADVHHQKKKLDSWIIVVVAGSSLVLIMGCIALIILIVKLKRFKRFHEAGNPVITPSVKRRHGGRSQSTSLVSSASASMLSTVATCAASVKTFSLAQLEKATDGFSSRRVLGQGGFGRVYHGTMDDGNEIAVKMLTREDRSGDREFIAEVEMLSRLHHRNLVKLIGICTERGKRCLVYELIRNGSVESHLHGADKDKGMLNWDVRMKIALGAARGLAYLHEDSNPHVIHRDFKGSNILLEDDFTPKVTDFGLAREATNGINPISTRVMGTFGYVAPEYAMTGHLLVKSDVYSYGVVLLELLSGRKPVGMSDNMDPENLVTWARPLLGNREGLERLIDPSLNGNYNFDNVAKVASIASVCVHSDPSQRPFMGEVVQALKLIYNDAEEAVGDSYSHRESSCDPDDDLPAGFIFDSGSGSWWNSGASGCLDYRNPSPFINMEYSSGRIEARQEREGDPYSVVSTGGRVQKPAPQSRSAPLQIRKLSPSHWSRGSFSEHGRRPRH, from the exons ATGGGCCGCCGCGGAGGGCTCCTCTTCCTCCtgctgcggctgctcctgctcctccccgccgccgcctccgcgctcCACG CAAACATACAGCCTAGTCCATCGCCACATCCATCAAATCCCCCTGAAGCAAGAGTGTTTGGACCTCGAATTTCCCCGGCATTTTCTCCTGCGGAACTGTCTCCAAGATCTCCTG GCATCGCTGTGCATTCACACAAACACCACAGACGCCGACACCATGCCCCTCCGCCATCCCTATCTCTCCCACCTGAAG GTTGCTCTAGCACTGTTTGTACTGAGCCATTGAGTTCAACACCGATCGGTTCCCCCTGTGGCTGTGTGCTGCCCCTTAGTGTTATTGTTGACATTGCTGTAGCTCCATATTTACTATTCATGCACACAGCAGAATTGGAAGTTGAAGTTGCAGCTGGCACATTTCTTAAACAGAGTCAAGTGAAGATTATGGCTGCTATTCCAAGTGTCCAAGATGACCAGAAGACAAGAGTCACCTTTTATTTGGTGCCACTAAGAGAACATTTTGATCGCTATACTGCATCCCTAATATCGGATAGGTTCTGGAATAAAAAGGTTCAGATTAATTCATCTGTTTTTGGAGCTTACGAGGTTATAAATATTACCTATCCAG GGCTGGGACCTGCACCACCAGCTATGTCATCTCTTACGTCAGGTCCTCCAGGAAATGGAGAATATCCTATAACCGCAGATGTGCACCATCAGAAGAAGAAATTAGATAGCTGGATCATCGTGGTAGTTGCAGGGTCCTCTCTGGTACTAATCATGGGATGCATTGCGCTTATTATTTTAATAGTAAAATTGAAGAGATTTAAGCGCTTTCATGAAGCTGGGAACCCTGTGATCACCCCGTCAGTTAAAAGAAGACATG GTGGCAGATCTCAGTCAACTAGCTTGGTGAGCTCTGCCTCAGCGTCAATGCTCTCAACAGTGGCCACTTGTGCCGCATCGGTGAAGACATTTTCGCTTGCACAGCTTGAAAAGGCTACTGATGGTTTTAGTTCAAGAAGAGTTTTGGGTCAAGGTGGGTTTGGACGTGTTTATCACGGGACCATGGATGATGGAAACGAGATCGCTGTTAAAATGCTCACAAGAGAGGACAGGAGTGGTGACCGTGAGTTCATCGCGGAGGTGGAAATGCTCAGTCGATTGCACCATCGTAATCTCGTCAAATTGATTGGCATTTGCACTGAACGTGGAAAAAGGTGTCTTGTTTACGAGCTTATACGCAACGGAAGTGTGGAATCCCATCTTCATG GTGCTGACAAGGATAAGGGCATGCTGAACTGGGATGTCAGGATGAAAATTGCTTTGGGTGCTGCTAGAGGCCTGGCGTACCTACATGAAGATTCAAACCCACATGTCATACACCGCGACTTCAAAGGTAGCAATATATTGCTGGAGGATGATTTCACTCCCAAGGTTACTGATTTTGGTTTAGCAAGGGAAGCAACCAATGGAATCAATCCCATTTCCACAAGGGTAATGGGGACTTTCGG GTATGTTGCTCCAGAGTATGCCATGACAGGGCATCTTCTTGTCAAGAGCGATGTCTACAGTTATGGGGTTGTCTTGCTGGAGCTTTTATCAGGAAGGAAGCCCGTAGGCATGTCGGACAACATGGATCCTGAGAACCTTGTGACTTGGGCTCGTCCTCTTCTAGGCAATAGAGAGGGCTTGGAGAGGCTGATCGACCCTTCACTGAACGGCAACTACAATTTCGACAACGTAGCCAAAGTGGCGTCCATCGCTTCGGTGTGCGTTCACAGCGATCCGTCACAGAGGCCATTCATGGGTGAAGTAGTCCAGGCACTGAAACTGATTTACAATGACGCAGAGGAGGCCGTCGGTGATTCCTACAGCCACAGGGAGTCATCATGTGACCCGGACGACGACCTCCCGGCGGGCTTCATCTTTGACAGTGGTAGCGGTAGCTGGTGGAACAGCGGGGCCTCCGGGTGCCTGGACTACCGGAACCCCTCGCCATTCATAAACATGGAGTACAGCTCCGGCCGAATAGAAGCGAGGCAGGAGCGCGAAGGTGACCCTTACTCAGTAGTGTCGACGGGCGGCCGTGTACAAAAACCAGCACCCCAGAGTAGATCAGCCCCTCTGCAAATCAGGAAGCTCTCCCCGTCTCACTGGTCAAGAGGCAGCTTCAGCGAGCATGGGCGGCGGCCTCGCCATTGA